The following are from one region of the Apostichopus japonicus isolate 1M-3 chromosome 17, ASM3797524v1, whole genome shotgun sequence genome:
- the LOC139954690 gene encoding uncharacterized protein has translation MNITLARYVGLLQKDHIHLEQLAELVIDIPVSFDGTWSKRGFTANYGVRFVMSADTGEVLDYSFKTKICTQCSSQKFARDSAELLSANRVQKLDCIGHVQKRMGKALRERKKKGGKLSDGKGIGGQGHRPTDGCIDKLQLYYGRAIRAHTTQGTTTDTKALTEGKESWCAYKKDPVKKFEEKPRHLQPVFLDFLLPIFQRLSEPALLQRCLPGYSQNQNDSLNSLVWLRAPKHKRGARSTEIAVILAMLQYNKGASAKFGVMKRDSVKDRERVQFARRAEDDEEKARREKRRQGKRKLEESWLEGTSYESGAFNELDVLQTSQKERSRRKKTTTRKKDAL, from the exons TGTGATAGACATACCGGTATCATTTGATGGCACATGGTCTAAGAGGGGTTTTACGGCAAATTACGGGGTACGGTTTGTTATGTCAGCAGACACGGGGGAGGTACTTGACTACTCTTTCAAAACAAAGATTTGCACCCAATGTTCCTCACAGAAGTTTGCAAGGGATTCAGCAGAATTG CTGTCTGCAAACAGGGTACAGAAATTGGATTGCATTGGACATGTACAGAAACGAATGGGAAAGGCACTGcgtgaaaggaagaaaaagggAGGAAAACTGAGTGACGGAAAGGGCATAGGTGGTCAGGGTCACAGACCTACAGATGGCTGCATCGACAAACTGCAACTTTATTATGGACGGGCAATTCGTGCACACACTACTCAAGGGACTACAACTGACACCAAAGCACTAACTGAAGGTa AAGAAAGCTGGTGTGCATATAAGAAGGATCCAGTGAAGAAGTTTGAGGAAAAACCACGCCATCTTCAGCCTGTGTTCTTAGATTTCTTATTGCCTATATTTCAAAGGCTAAGTGAACCAGCTCTACTTCAAAGATGTCTCCCAGGTTACTCACAAAACCAAAATGATAGTTTGAACAGTCTTGTGTGGCTGCGTGCACCCAAACACAAACGAGGAGCTCGTTCCACCGAAATCGCAGTTATTTTAGCAATGTTGCAATACAACAAAGGTGCGTCCGCCAAATTTGGTGTAATGAAGAGAGACTCTGTA AAAGACAGAGAGAGGGTGCAATTTGCCAGGAGGGCTGAGGACGATGAAGAGAAGGCTCGTAGAGAAAAGCGAAGGCAAGGAAAGAGAAAGCTGGAAGAATCTTGGCTTGAAGGGACATCGTATGAGAGCGGAGCCTTTAACGAACTAGATGTACTCCAAACCTCACAGAAAGAAAGATCTAGGAGAAAGAAAACCACTACAAGGAAAAAGGATGCCTTGTAG